The following is a genomic window from Solanum lycopersicum chromosome 6, SLM_r2.1.
ttatttttatttctaatttcatATGCGAAGATTCTTTAATCATGCAAAAGCATTGGCTTCTCTTCTTCCAAGCTGGAAAGACAAACTTTAGTTAAAAAGAGGTGCTATATGTGTATGGCAGTAAGCAGTCACAACTCATGAGATCTGAtagtattatgatttatgaCAGCATTTggtaattgtgataattccccCTTGTAATGTAGTGCATGCGTCTATCTTTGAACAAATCAATGAGTAGCACCAGTTGAACTTTCTTTCTCtttagtttcaaaaaaaaaaaactttatttcgCTTCAATGAAGTTGCTAGTAAAATGAGTCAGATGCTTGCTGGAAGATTTAGGTAAATCGGCTCTTCTAACTTCATTATCATTTTACAGATTATGGCTATGGTTCAAAGAGGAGAGAAGCCTCCCAACATCCGAGTAAGTCCATGGTTCTCACCAGTGGCATTCTTGTATCTTGAAAAGTAATGTTTTCTTGAAGGTTTGTACATTCATCTTTCGATGCAGGATATAAATGATCAGCCACCAAATCCTAACCAGCCTGTACCTGATCGTGTTGCAGCAAAGCCTAAGGTTTGTCTTGTCCTTCTGTTTCTTCTACCAACAATGTTGCAATTGGGTCAAATTTGAAGGTTGGATTGGGTCAATTTAAGAATTGTCTCTGCATGATTGACTTTTAAAAAGAACCTTAGCCACATTCTGGCAGCTAGACGTGAAAAATACGATTTACTAATCGAATCTATAATCCTATTTAAGTACTTCTTTTGATGAATTAATCACTGCAACTAGGATATTTCAGGAATATTGTATGGATTAAGTTCTATGAACACCTGTCACTTTGGTTTGGATACAAGAGTTATGGTTTACTAGATAGAACTTTCTATTCAATACATTCGGCTTTTTTTCTTGGATTGTCTGGACGAGAGGTGGGATTGGAGACGGGCCATATGCAGTTCACATGTAAGATTTACTCGAAGTGGCAATGATAACCATTTAATAATCTGTGCTTGTGAACAGCCTTGGGAAGTTGGCCAGAGTCAAAATAATTCCAATTTCCTTCAATCTCAAGGGAGTGGCGATGGCTTGAATTATGGTTACCAAGACAATCTGACGAATGGAGACAATTCAGCACCTTGGTGGCAACGCAAGAATGCCAGGATAACTGAAATCGAAGCTGAAGGTGAACAAAACTTTGGATCTCCAGCTGCACCAGTTCAGGAACGACCAATTCAGAGATCATGGGTTCCTCCCCAGCCTCCTCCAGTCGCAATGGCAGAGGCAGCTGCAGCCATCCGCCAACCTAAAAAGTCTGCATCTCAGAACGAACAGTTGACTGATGATCAGTTGTTAGCTCGTTCATCAGATGAGTTGCAGAGGGTTACAAGAATCTCCGAATCTGGTGGTGCCCCTGAAGCTAATGGTTCGAGTTCTGGCCTACAGATGAGTGAAACAACACCAATTGAAGAAGGTGATCAAACTTTCAGCAGCtgaaatatcatttaatttCCTTGATATAAAACGCTGGGCATTCACTATTGAGGTTCATCACGATCTTACAGCTACACGTTCTTGATAAATCGAGCCTCATTTCGTGTTTACCCCCAAGTTACATTTATCAACTTTTTGGTATATGGTTGTCTATTCATTACACACTCTAAACTGGCTGCAGACTTAAgaattgtatttatataattctaCAGTTTGAATAAAGGTTAGATTATGTGAATAACATAATTCATGTTCAGTAATTTGGTGGATACAAAAAGTATTCTAATAAATCAAAGTGTGGCCTAGTGGTCAAATGTAGTCGGTTGAGAATACTTATTCGGTCATCCATGATTTTTGTCTGTCTGTCTTAGCTTTGATGGACGAAATTGTCAGATATTTAGTCGAGGTAATGCATAAATTGGCCTGACCTcataaaaaaggaaagaagaagTGCTCCAATAACATGAATCATGGGGCCCTATGTTTTGGTGAAAGGCACATATCAATTGCTCAAAAGTAGAACAAACTTCAAAATTATCTACAGGCACCTCATAAGAATCTTATCCTTGTCATTATATACTTTGTAGCTAGGAAGTTCACATGTTATATCAGTAAATAGAGCTTctttttttaactttctttttctttattaattctaACTTAtgactaaaaataatatatattgatatattattaCTAATTCAGATTGCAAACAAAGGCACAAAAAGCAAATAACAAGATAAAGAATAAGAAATGTGTACACATCAACTTGATTTTTATACATGAGGTCATTGAAGTGGTTGTTAAAGTTATTCTATATATGTTAGAATTTGAAACTTCATGATACTGACTAATTCACTGGTAGGCATTATTTCTATTATCAAAAATTATCTAGTGCaagtatttaatttattattttttaaaatgaagtcACCATatttctaaacaaaaaaaagaaaacaataaatcTTACCAAATAGGCCACTTTTTTCCAATTGAAaactaagggcccgtttggatgggcttaataaaagcagctttaaaaaagtacttttgaaaatgctgaaacttatttttaaaataagcagttatgcgtttggataaaagtgctgaagttaaaaaaaagttgttgaggtgtttgacaaataagtgctgataaacagtttttaaatcaaaatgtctgaaatacccttaaaagttgttaacataataaaagttaattaatttatattttatagccataaataattatattttgctatcattcacatatttctttctcatcacaaattatttataagaggaatataaacttattatagattttaaagatatataatttgaatagatcaaagaacgatttaagattttattttaatttcatccataggtaataataatagtctatcattcacatatttctttattatcacaaattatttataagaggaatataaatttttatttaagttatatgtgcaacttattttacattttaataatatataatttgcatagatcacttgaaagatttaagatttattttattttcattcattagtaatagtaattgtctatcatccacacgtgaaaagggaaaaatagaagaaagagatgttagggttatgcgggtaatttggagattgtataaaaatattaagggtaaaaaggtaaaaatgtggtcaacttaaaacagcttataagttggaaaaagaaaaacactcctaccccagcttttaacttttggcttaaaataagttttttttttaaacttaaaataagttattttgaggattgccaaacaactaaataagtcaaaaattagtttttaagttagtttgaccagcttttaagttgAACCAAACAAGCTCTAACTAGAATGGACCACATAACCTAAATAAAAGTTGTGATCAAATTATCCACCCATTAGTTAAGTAgctttttattaaataattaaataactttttacatagataaattaaatgagcatttaaaaaatatagagcTATTTTGAGAAATTTGGTTAGGTTTCCAAGAAGTTGCTATTAGGATTTTAGCTTTTGCGTGATGAGTTGTGACTACAAGAAAAGATGTGATAATGGCCCCTAACAAAGTTGTTTCACATGTCCTACCTGTTAGATTCCTCCTATTTTTCTTAGATAATCGAGCGTTGTCAAAAGTATTAGTACGTACTTaggattttaaaataatgagtgCACTATTATAAAAAAGGTTGATCTAAGATATAAATTTGATCAATATGATATTTAAGTTCTTGtttgaaaattgtaaaaattttaaaattgtaggTTCATAACCCCTTAGACATGTGTTGTCTAATTTTAGAACGAAAATTGAaacaagataaatataaaattcaaatttctaacCGTAGGTAGAGAGGTGCACTCAATCATCATTACATCATATGATACTTTAAATGTCGGTTCACATAtctatatttcaatatttttcacaCAAAAATATTACAGTATTATATACGATCTTGAGATGGGAACATGGGTTCACGGAACCGAGTGATCACCCCCTGGTCGCCTTAGTATTATTGTTTTACTTTGGTAATTTCTTATCCTtctatttatgttattatctatATTTCATGTTCttcaaatatctttttttttcaatttaaattgtcgctttaaaatatatatttaactatCCAAagctttttttcattttgtaatAGTGACAAAAAGGAACCAATCATATAAGCAGCGACAGTTatagtgtatatatacacataattttgagagaaaatattatgaaGATAATTTATCAActcaattcttttttaatctgTTTAAATTTAGTTCAACTTATCTATAATCTGACCCCTCTAAAATTATAATTGATTAAATCGaaatatttaacaattttattatttatcgaaatatagaagaaaaaatatatgtatgaagTGATTACTTTGGATCTATTAGttcaaaattatgataaagAGTAGACACTAGACATGCACtttgcactttttttttaaaccaaaatatAGTGGAAGCTTTTGGCCATATGATTAGGACACTGatttattaatgaatataatataatgtttttggcactatatatgttttttatttgctccaacaaatatcaaaattgCCTGCTAAAGTACCCTACTGGTTTGTACTAAAGTATACGGATCGTATTAGTTTTTACGTATTATATCTATTAGGCATTTgtcaaatttttataattgagataaaattttaattacgaGTTTAagtgaatttaataattttgacaaaatatttctttttagtaGAATAGTTACTCCAcgttcctatatatatatatatatagattattttcctaaaattcaAGCCTATAGGAGCTTTTACTCCTAAGGCAAGTTGTAGTCaataacctaattaattaattcgaTATATTACccttttgaaaaatgaatatacTATATACTATATCCTACTTCAGCagtatttctttttgtttctagaACTTCTCCTAAAGTCTtaatattacatttttattattatatatgaaaagGATATAAAAAGCTAATTAACcctaagaagaaattaaatCTTGATAGACTTTTGCAGTACTTCTAGAAACCTACTAATAGTAAACTTTTATGATGCTAATTAGAGAAACTAAATACATCAAGAAAAATCTTCCTCTTACTTGCAAGTTGCAAAAGAAATCTTTATATGTTGTGataaaatacttaaattaataattatttcagtAAAAATATGTAAAGTTTAAActgaacaaattaaaaataaacagaGACAATAGTCTAGTGTTGATTAGATCATGAAATTAGCGAGTAAATTAGAAATGATAAAATTAGTCCGTAAAAATATGATACATTCAATTTGATCACGTTGGAGCGAACCATGacctatttatttattgattcaGTCTATTTTAACTCATTCAATTCAGTTCATGCATCTAGAACCAGACgaatatataattcaaattgatgcatgaaaaatattttaaaagatagtatattttttatttgataaaattattagatactaaaaaaaaaaaaaaaactagtaagATTTGGCTCAGCCCCAAGTATAATAATTCAggagtccggagcctaaagggtataatatattaataaaaatttcaaaacagtatataaaattttatattaactaaaACGATAAAATTGCAGCAATTTCTCGGCCGGACTCTTTATTTAGAGAATCGCTTTATTATGAATTTCCTATTTCTTGTACAcaagaataattaattactgTACTAATAAAACTTGTATAAGAAGAAATTGTCTGATTCTCGacaatattataaaaatctaTACCCTCTAGAACgacaaggaaaaaaaacaatcaaaaagtTTATTATTATGAACAAGTCTTCAAGAAGTAAATGATTGAGAATTTAGGTACAATTTGTACACTtgaaatatgtattatataagATTAATGGATAAGTCTTCTGATAATTAGTAGTACTCTAATTAGTTTGTGGTTAAACATGTCGATATGTGTCTTGTTTtctctaaataaattattataacaatatgATTAAATTGTCATCATAagatatgatttaaaaaaaataaacaaaatcgGTGCGAGTATAATTAAAAGGAGGAATCTAGagtactttatttttttataatctaatttacgtgaatttaaattaattaattatttgtaaatATATGATAGAAGCAAATcaagaattttaaattataattttttcatttagtaagtttattaataaatatttttataaatattaaataaattttataattttatattataaaatttgagttaaaattaatttattacacTAAGTCGTGCTTTCACGTATAAATCCGCCTCTAATAGCGGATATGGAATGCAAACTTGGAATAGACCCAAATGTTTTATTGGTTGGTGAACTTGCGGATAATGgctaataatttaaaattgaatagtTGTTACTTATTGTTTTATGATTTCtcgtattatattatgttataataaattatttatgctATTTAGTTTAGATATTTGTGTTCACGTCCCACTAAAATTCTTTTACCTTTTTCAGTATAGGAACAGGGAACATAATTTTTCTTGTAACTGAAatttataaactattttttacgAAATAAACGATGATAATTGATCAATcaaaaagtaaatataattCTACTATACAATATGGCTAAGACTTAGGTGGCTTTGCTTTTGATAATCTCATTCTTGattatttggtaaaaatttaataacaaaacGAATTTGTGATTGTCAGATTAGTCAAGACGGTGATGTTTTGGAATGTAAAGGTGTCCTCGGAACTTGTATTGATGGATTTTACGTAAGTTTATGAATGACTAATTACatctttaatttcatttaagaAGAATTAAAtgcaattttaaattgtattacttTGGTCGCACAATgatatgaagaaaaagaaaaagatgctaaatatatacataacctgttaaattaattcaatatttcatTCATAATCCATTAGATATTATTTACCCATGCTTAATCACTGATTAACTATTTAATTATCTGAAGATTTCGTTCACTGTAATTAGCCTCAGAAATGCTGTAAATTTCGATTTAGCCCATTCACATTACCCAGAAAGCTTAGTAAATCTTGCCTGTATGGTAAATAGGACTTCCGTTTATCTTTTCCGCTTATCGAGCAACGCAACGCCGGAAAATCTTCAACGGCGGGAACTTTTCCGGTGATTATTCCAGAGTCGGTTCTCGTAATCTCtgttttctcttctctttttttgaaCGGAGTTGTCAAAAACACGAATGTATCTTTACCCTCACTGTTACTCCGGTGAGTGAAGTCACGTAACTTCCACCGCTTAGAAGAGGAGCCAGTGGAGTTACTCTTCTTACGCAATTGATCAGATGGAGACTCTTCCGCCAATTTCGGCTTCCACAAGCAGTACGTTCCCGGAGCAATTCCTTGTAACTCTGCGGCTTCCGACGaagacgacgacgacgacgcaATAGCACAATCTTCGTTAAAAAGCTTCCTTAACGAAACTCGATTTGACTTCGTCTTCTTCGGAGTCGAAACCTTCTCCGAATTATTATCGGTTAACGATAAATCTCTGTTGAAAATTGGGCGGATCTGACCGTTGTAGAAGATTTCATCAGCTGAAATAGGCGAAAATTGATTCGATCCTTCCGTCACAAAAGCAAATTCAAAATCGTCTTCATCATCATGATCAGGTATATGTACTTGATTTTCATGGTTGTCATTATCATTAAAGGAAAATTCAGAATCAATTTCATTTTCAGCTACGAATTCTTCTTCTACATCATCTCCTGAAGCAATTTCTTTGAGATTTGTACGAGCTAAACTCGGAGACTGAGATAGTTCTGAAGTCCCTTGCATAATGATGAAACACTTTTTTctcttcaaataaaataaagaatgcGTAATctcacattattatttatacaagGGACGATCGATTATTATTCATATAAGAACACCGAAGAATCTTAATAATTCAGTTGATtaattatctaaattttttttttattaatgacataatgcat
Proteins encoded in this region:
- the LOC104648036 gene encoding uncharacterized protein; its protein translation is MQGTSELSQSPSLARTNLKEIASGDDVEEEFVAENEIDSEFSFNDNDNHENQVHIPDHDDEDDFEFAFVTEGSNQFSPISADEIFYNGQIRPIFNRDLSLTDNNSEKVSTPKKTKSNRVSLRKLFNEDCAIASSSSSSSEAAELQGIAPGTYCLWKPKLAEESPSDQLRKKSNSTGSSSKRWKLRDFTHRSNSEGKDTFVFLTTPFKKREEKTEITRTDSGIITGKVPAVEDFPALRCSISGKDKRKSYLPYRQDLLSFLGNVNGLNRNLQHF